The genomic window ggtAGGGGTGGTATTCACCTCTAGGGTAAAAGTggaagttggcaccaaatcagttttatttcttgaggtatgctctaaactctaactagtcaccaattttcatgcaaatcgatggagatttaacaaaataggaggtgaaaacctttaatgactgcactaactttcccctttcatcccttgtTGCTACTTcttgtatccactgaggtgtcagcctgaaaggggtcaaaattttcaatatacaatggacacatttcacaggaaaaactccatattacttatgacgatgattattcggctctagctctccgtctgtAAGGTAATTATATTACAGTacagagaccaatggagaaaatTTGTTCGGAGTTCGGAGTATTGGAAggaatcacgatcctcagtaatggggacaCGACAAGAGAGGGATATAATGTTCGGATCTTTGCTTATTTTGTTACCAATTTTATGATTTAGTTTATTGTAGAGATTTTTTTCATTTAGCTAGTAGTCATACTGAAATCTCAGTACAATTAGGGTTATTtctattttcgttttaaaaaatGGGTTCTTTTAAATAATATCACCTTTTAATgaatacaaaattatttatttaaaaattacctaaAGCTTCACAAATATACACTATATACACGACAGGTCATTCACCCCTGATAAGGCAGCAACGTTTCTTCGTAATACATTAACTATATGCCACCGTAGCAAGAGATATTTTCGTAACAGTTGGTTTGTTGTATTTGGTCACATTTCCTTTAATCCGCTTACTTCCTGACTACTAAAGGAGCAGCTGCGGGCAAAGCGCTGTATGCAGCTGGAAGAGCGCTGTATGCAGCTGGAAGAGCGCTGTATGCAGCTGGGAGAGCGCTGTAAGCAGCAGGATATGCGCTGTAAGCAGCAGGAAGAGCGCTGTAAGCAGCTGGAAGGGCGGCGTATGGAAGAGCTGCAGGAGCTACAAGAGGAGCTGCAACTCTCGCAGGAGCGGCGACGACTGGAGCGGGGGCGGCGACCAAAGGAGCGGCGACGGGGGCAGCAACAACGGGAGCGGCGATACCATGGTTAACAACACTGGCGGT from Diabrotica virgifera virgifera chromosome 5, PGI_DIABVI_V3a includes these protein-coding regions:
- the LOC114344598 gene encoding cuticle protein 16.5-like isoform X1, producing MASQKMIVALLVAIAVSGCLGGPSVPAVPAAIAAVPAAYSVPYASSYTASVVNHGIAAPVVAAPVAAPLVAAPAPVVAAPARVAAPLVAPAALPYAALPAAYSALPAAYSAYPAAYSALPAAYSALPAAYSALPAAYSALPAAAPLVVRK